The stretch of DNA aatgatacaAAGGTATCCATGACATGGTATGATCTATGAATGTACGAGTCCTATGAGCGTCTTAAAAGACAACTCGTGACCATTTGATCAAAAAGGGGAACAATTTGAACCCATTGTATGTTCAATATTGTCCTTCTTTGACACTGTACAAACCAAATTATGAATTCATTTTCATCTTTTCATTGAACCTCATAACTTTTGGAGCAAATCTCAGCAATCTACTCAAAGAATGCAGACTAAACTTCCTAGCAAATAAGTAACACACATTAGTTTCCTTCCCGTTGTATTCGCACTTATCACCGCTTCTTAACATCTCCAAAAACGACACGGTCACATGATACCTCAAATAACGAGCTGGGTGGGACCCACCATGAGACCAGTCAACCCAAGTCAAACTCCGGTTTGAGTTCCCTCGCCCAAATCTAATGTTCACAAACGTTGGCAAGTAGTGTTCATCGGCATAACAAGATCCCTTACAATAATATTGAAAAAGCGAAAAATATCTGTCATCCGAAATGACCTCGATGGCTAGGTCCCGGTCCATTTCAAACCACTGGGACCCTTTTCGCCATTGTCGAAGTTTGATAACCGGGCTCATTCGGTGCTTGTAACGCCCTCGACCCGTCGAGCCTGGAAGATCGTATACCTCAATGAAATTTGTGGTGGAGTTCATTAGGTAAGAGTAGATTGTAGGGAAATTGAACAAGGGAATACAAGATTCTGAAAGAAGAACGAAACGTTGATTTGAAAAATCTAGAAGAGCGTTGGCAAGTAATCTACGTTCCGCTTCAATCATATTAACATCTCCCCATTTGACTTCCTGCAAAATCATAGTaaaaaaatatggaaaaatactttaaaataatgataatatatagtacatatataacAAGAATTTCCTACACACCATAGTATTATGCTCAAAAAGGGGAAAACAAAtgttgtatttaatttattcctACCCACCATTTATAGTAATTGATATTCATACTATTcatcattatataatttttttcatattataatttttaattgtgcttctgttaaatataatatataaaataacaaatatttaaaattttagttggaACTAAATACATCTATTCATTTGTTTtgcatacaattttttttaaaaaaaataacagaatttttttttcttttctttgccagattttttgttaaaaactaTGATTATCCTCTGTGAAGAAGACACGTAGAGCCCACCATAAGTAATCCTtatgaaaagtcaattaaggATGAATTGGAAAGTTCAATTCTGGAAAgtatacaatattttaaaataaagagattttaaatataataaataatgtcaATGTCTTTGTGGCCAAGTGATATGTAGTGATTTTCCTAAATAGGAGGTCATGAATAACattgacttgtgtttttgtaggttgagaaagtaattatgaacaaatactacattgtaatag from Ipomoea triloba cultivar NCNSP0323 chromosome 7, ASM357664v1 encodes:
- the LOC116026122 gene encoding glycosyltransferase BC10-like gives rise to the protein MMKNQNQNNNNNPLLTSIKFYNAPLNLINLLSAFLFFACGLTCGLIFSSYFKSFSLNLQLITAAADQPLLLPPPPLQRTPVAAAAVGLREFLKPPENAMHGMSDEEVLWRASMVPKIREYPFERVPKVAFMFLTRGAVSLAPLWEMFFEGNEGFYSIYVHSDPSFNESAPEGSVFHGRRIPSQEVKWGDVNMIEAERRLLANALLDFSNQRFVLLSESCIPLFNFPTIYSYLMNSTTNFIEVYDLPGSTGRGRYKHRMSPVIKLRQWRKGSQWFEMDRDLAIEVISDDRYFSLFQYYCKGSCYADEHYLPTFVNIRFGRGNSNRSLTWVDWSHGGSHPARYLRYHVTVSFLEMLRSGDKCEYNGKETNVCYLFARKFSLHSLSRLLRFAPKVMRFNEKMKMNS